A stretch of DNA from Mesorhizobium onobrychidis:
TCTCGCCATCGGATTCTTCGCGATTTCGGAGAACGACCCATTCCCCGGCTACAACGCCTTGTACCCGTGCCTCGGAACGGCCCTCCTTATTTATGCTGGCCAAAACACCTCTACGATCGCTACCCGGATGCTCGAAGTTCGACCGCTGGTCTGGATCGGCCTCATCTCGTATTCACTGTATCTTGTTCACTGGCCCATCAATGCATTCGCGCACTATCTTTCATTGCAAAAACTCGACCCGTCGATGACGGTCGCGATGACGGTTGCAAGCCTCGCACTGGCTGCATTTTCCTGGAAGTACATCGAGCAACCGTTTCGGCAGAAAAGGGCCTTCACCGCCCCGGTGCCCATCTTCGCCTTTTCGACGGGCGCGATCGCTCTTCTTTGTGTTGGGGGCGCGGCGGGGGCGCTCGGCAACGGATTTCCGCAACGGTTCCCGGACTATGCGCAGCAGCAGATACCTGCCGGCGATTGGGGGAATGGCATCTGTTTCAACGAGGGCTCCAGCCCGATCGAAAACTGGAATATCGAGCATTGCACGCGCACTCGCGGCTTTCCTGCAACTGTTTTGTTGTGGGGCGACTCCTTCGCCGCTCATTACGTTTCAGGCCTAGATGCCAACCAAAAGCAAATTCAAGCCAACATCGTGGAATATACTTATGCGGGCTGTCCACCCATTCTCTCTTACTTCTCCTATGCACGCCCGGATTGCACCCGGTTCAATCGGAAAGCCCTGAAGATCATCCAGGACGCCGGCATCAAGACCGTTGTTCTCAGCGGCCGGTGGACCGACTACGAGGCTAGAGGTTTCGACGGTCTCCAGCAAACGATCGATACGCTTCGTGACCTTGGCGCGCGTGTGTTTGTCATTGGCCAGTCGCCGCAGTTCATAACCGACGTTCGGAAAATCGCATTCTTCGCAAACCGCGAACATCTCAGTGATACGTCGTGGCCAATGGCCATGGATCCCAACATCAACGACCGTGTGCGCTCATTTACAAAAGGCGCCACTTTCATCGACCCGTTGAAATTCCTCTGCGATGCAGAACGCTGCGCGTACAGCGACGCCGGCCAGTTTCTCTATTTTGACTATGGTCATTTCTCTTCGACTGGGGCCGCGCTGGCAATTTCGAAATATTGGCCGGCTTTTCCTACAAACAAGGCCCCAGCCACGACGAAGTAGCGACTTGTGGCGGGCAAAGCGCGAGCGCGCCAAGAGAATCTCGACGTAATTGGTGGCTCAGTATCCGCGTGGTGCGGAGGTGATCTTTTGCTTGGGAGTGACAGGCTTTACACAAGTGCCGTTCTCGTTGATCAGGCATAATCAACTGTCTTACGGACCGAAAACAATGCCTTACGAGCTATGTCTACAATGGGACTGTTCGCCAGACCGTCCACCGCTGCCGCAGTCGTCAAGTTTGCGACCAGAAGCGTTCTTCGGTCTCTCCGCGAGCTACACCACGCCGCCGGGACATGATCCGAATGCACCCTCTGTGACCGACATGCTGCGCAAAGCGGCCATCCCTTCCAATTAGTCGTTAATGGTCAGAGGCGGTCGTCGTGTCCCAAGCAAGCCCTCGCTTGCCCGTATCTGCAAAGGTCTGTGTTTTCAGTGGTACAGGCATGGAATCGAAAAGTGGCCGGGAGAGTTTTCATGACAGAAGAAGCCGTCAGCAACATCGACACCCTCATCGAGCTCACCGCCGATGTCATTCCTTTGCCTTTGGAGCATCGGCAATTATGTCTGACGTGCGCCCACGCCGGCGCCTGGTCAAATGCCGTATGACCGATCTTTTTCATCAGCCCCGCCTCTTCCATGGAACTCCGGGCAATCCGCTGCCGGCAAACGCAGCCGGCGGCTTCTTCACCACGAGTGACGGCAAGAAGATCCGCTATGGGCTGTTTGCCGCGGTTAGCCGTCCGTTGAAGGGAACCGTGGTCATCCTGACCGGCCGCAACGAGTGCATCGAGAAGTATTTCGAGACCGTTCGCAACCTTGCCGACCGGGGGCTTGGCGTGGCAACCCTCGACTGGCGCGGCCAGGGCGCTTCCGACCGGCTGATCGGTGACCGCCAGCGCGGCTACGTCAGGAGCTTCTTCGACTATACCGGCGATCTGGAGCAGTTCTTCGAAGAGATCGTGCTGCCCGATTGCCAGGGACCCTACTACATACTGGCCCATTCCACCGGGGCGCTGATTGCGCTGCTCGCAGCGCCCTCGATGGCGAACCGCGTGCGTCGCATGGTGCTGATCGCGCCATTCCTCGCCGTGCCCAACCAGTCGATTTCGGTTAAAACCGTTCGCCGCATCTGTTCGCTGTCCTGCCTTCTCGGCCTTGGCCGGGTCAATGCCGCATGGGGTCCGCCACCGAAGGAATCTGTGCCCGTCTCCATGAACAAGCTGACCAGCGATCCGGCGCGCTATCGGCGCAACACGCTGATCTATGAAACCTATCCGCAGCTGGCGCTCGGCGGCCCGACGATCCGCTGGCTGAAGGCGGCCGCGGAGGCGTCCCTAATCGTCAGCGACCCGGATTTTACGGCGAAGATCCAGGTGCCTTTGCTGATGATCGCCGCCGGCGCCGATCAGGTCGTCTCGACCAGGGCAGTTGAAGCTTATGCGAGGCGTCTGCGAGTCGGCTCGTTGCTGATGATCGACGGCGCGCGCCATGAGATCCTGCAGGAAGCCGACCTCTATCGCGGGCAGCTGCTTGCTGCATTCGACGCTTTCATCCCCGCAGCCGGTGACGCCTGAGTTAGTTACCAGTGCCGGCTTCAGCCCATGCGGGCGAAATCCATGATCCGGTTGGTTCCCATGTCTTGGCGCCGACCGGCGAAAAAATCTGCTACTAGCGCGACGACCTCTCGGCGGCGGCACGCCGCATCAAAGGCGCAGGGAAGGCACGGCACCCTGCACCGCCATGTCGGACGTAACGACGCGGTCTGGCTGGACGTGTGGACCGACGCCCATGCACACGGACGGATCACCGTCCGTGACGACGGGAGATAGGTGCGGCACAATGTTACCAAGCTGACGCGCAGGCACGAGGCGGCCCAGCCTGTCCCGTGGACGATGGGTGACGCGCCGAGGGACTAAACGCGATGGTCAGGCAATCGTCGGACTGGCGATCGAAATCACCCGACTTGCCGGCAAACCTAAGCGCGGCCAGAAGGGAGGTCCATGACATCCGCAATGCAAAGCGAAAATGCTGAACGCCTAAGGCGACCGGCGCGTCAGTCAGGCGATGCTTGCAGCCGCTTCCCCGAGTCGTGGTAGGCTGAGCGCGCCCAATCGCACCTGATGAATATTGGCGGGGCTTCCGCACGCGGGCGGCTTGGGCGTCTACGATGTCCGCAGAAAGTGATCTGGCGGCCGAAAGCCGCGTTAATCGATTGATTGATATGCGGCTGCCTTAATAGAGACCAATTTAGTTGAAATCCGAATGCTGAATTCGGTGCTGGAACATGGCGCAGACGAGCCAGCGAGAGAAGAGGCCGGTTCCGCTTCCATCAGGTTCGACCACGAGTGTTCGGCGACTTGCCTTTCGACAACAGGCTTTTTACTGAACAGACGCCATGCGCCGCCGTCCGCGCGTATTTGGCTTCAAGGCCGCATCCGATCACCTGGTGCGTGCATGGAATAGAATTTACCGCCTGCCGATCCTCTTTCCATCCGGGGCGGCTGAAGATCACGCCTGTTGATGAACGGGCCTCCTGTGGATTGGCACGAGAGAACGCTTAAAGTCCATGAACATCGCGCTTACGCATCTGCAGCGGCTTGAAGCCGAATCCATCCATATCTTTCGCGAGGTTGCGGCGACCTTCGCCAAGCCGGTCATGCTCTATTCGGTCGGCAAGGATTCCTCCGTGCTGATGCATCTTGCGATGAAGGCGTTTTATCCGGCCAAGCCGCCCTTTCCCTTTCTCCACGTCGACACGACCTGGAAATTCCGCGAGATGATCGCCTTTCGCGATCAGATGGCGCAAAAACTCGGCTTCGATCTCCTGGTCCATGTCAACGGCGACGGTGTGCGCGATAATATCAATCCCTTCGACCATGGCTCGAACACCCATACGCATGTGATGAAGACCGTGGCGCTGCGCCAGGCGCTCGACAAATACGGCTTCGATGCAGCCTTCGGCGGGGCGCGGCGCGACGAGGAGAAATCGCGCGCCAAGGAGCGGATCTTCTCTTTCCGCAATGCCCAGCACGTCTGGGATCCGAAGAACCAGCGGCCGGAGATGTGGAAGATATTCAACACCCGCATCGCGACCGGTGAATCGATCCGGGTCTTTCCGTTGTCGAACTGGACCGAACTCGATATCTGGCAGTACATTCTCCAGGAAGACATCCCGATCGTGCCGCTCTATTTCGCCAAGGAGCGGCCGGTCGTCGAACGTGACGGCATGCTCATTCTGAGGGATGACGACCGCATG
This window harbors:
- a CDS encoding acyltransferase family protein, which translates into the protein MKYRRDIDGLRAVAVLPVVLFHFGISAIPGGFTGVDIFFVISGYLISGSLLDDLENGRFSIVSFYWRRARRILPALVFVVLLTSISALFILLPSDLHEFSLSVIAASTFWSNIYFWKTSNYFSVDAALRPLLHTWSLSVEEQYYIFAPILISLIYRYFGKRWLTILLPIILGSFVLAVMATSVAPTAGFYLLPTRIWELMLGALLMLKRPSPLSNPFHMELVGLAGIGLLAIGFFAISENDPFPGYNALYPCLGTALLIYAGQNTSTIATRMLEVRPLVWIGLISYSLYLVHWPINAFAHYLSLQKLDPSMTVAMTVASLALAAFSWKYIEQPFRQKRAFTAPVPIFAFSTGAIALLCVGGAAGALGNGFPQRFPDYAQQQIPAGDWGNGICFNEGSSPIENWNIEHCTRTRGFPATVLLWGDSFAAHYVSGLDANQKQIQANIVEYTYAGCPPILSYFSYARPDCTRFNRKALKIIQDAGIKTVVLSGRWTDYEARGFDGLQQTIDTLRDLGARVFVIGQSPQFITDVRKIAFFANREHLSDTSWPMAMDPNINDRVRSFTKGATFIDPLKFLCDAERCAYSDAGQFLYFDYGHFSSTGAALAISKYWPAFPTNKAPATTK
- a CDS encoding alpha/beta fold hydrolase, with the protein product MTDLFHQPRLFHGTPGNPLPANAAGGFFTTSDGKKIRYGLFAAVSRPLKGTVVILTGRNECIEKYFETVRNLADRGLGVATLDWRGQGASDRLIGDRQRGYVRSFFDYTGDLEQFFEEIVLPDCQGPYYILAHSTGALIALLAAPSMANRVRRMVLIAPFLAVPNQSISVKTVRRICSLSCLLGLGRVNAAWGPPPKESVPVSMNKLTSDPARYRRNTLIYETYPQLALGGPTIRWLKAAAEASLIVSDPDFTAKIQVPLLMIAAGADQVVSTRAVEAYARRLRVGSLLMIDGARHEILQEADLYRGQLLAAFDAFIPAAGDA
- the cysD gene encoding sulfate adenylyltransferase subunit CysD, with amino-acid sequence MNIALTHLQRLEAESIHIFREVAATFAKPVMLYSVGKDSSVLMHLAMKAFYPAKPPFPFLHVDTTWKFREMIAFRDQMAQKLGFDLLVHVNGDGVRDNINPFDHGSNTHTHVMKTVALRQALDKYGFDAAFGGARRDEEKSRAKERIFSFRNAQHVWDPKNQRPEMWKIFNTRIATGESIRVFPLSNWTELDIWQYILQEDIPIVPLYFAKERPVVERDGMLILRDDDRMQLRPGETVENRLVRFRTLGCYPLTGAIESAADTLEAIVGEMLTARTSERQGRLIDRDEAGSMEKKKREGYF